From a region of the Cloacibacillus sp. genome:
- the glmU gene encoding bifunctional UDP-N-acetylglucosamine diphosphorylase/glucosamine-1-phosphate N-acetyltransferase GlmU — protein sequence MFGVLILAAGKGTRMRSKTPKVLHPMLEEPILYYPVNTAGEAGFTDVAVIVGFGGEEVEAWTKNNFPDAAVIWQREQKGTGHAAKLAQHWWQDYENVIVLAGDAPLLKPETLSLFAERHVSSGSACSFLSFDLEDPTGYGRVIRDGGRVRVVEHKDASCEELLVKEVNSGMYIFNTKALASVIDKITCRNAQGEYYLPDALSLIQNGGGLVEAVKTGDPQEFLGINDQIQLAQAARIMRDRIVFELMKNGMQCMDPESLWIGPKVKVGLGVTIHPNVQLWGETVIEDDVFIGSFTVLRNSLVCNNANIKGSVRLNDSTIGPRASAGPFSFMREHGELLENAHMGRFVEIKKSRIGVGSKVPHLSYIGDAEIGDDTNIGAGTITCNYDGVKKNPTKIGERCFVGSDTMFVAPVTVGDDVSTGAGSVITNDVPDGALALGRARQCNIEGWTAAHRAKKEK from the coding sequence ATGTTTGGGGTCTTGATCCTGGCCGCGGGAAAAGGCACGCGAATGCGAAGTAAAACCCCAAAAGTTCTCCACCCGATGCTCGAAGAGCCCATATTATACTATCCTGTAAATACGGCCGGTGAGGCTGGATTTACAGATGTTGCCGTGATTGTCGGTTTCGGCGGCGAAGAGGTCGAGGCGTGGACGAAAAACAACTTCCCCGATGCCGCTGTAATATGGCAGCGCGAGCAGAAGGGTACGGGGCACGCCGCAAAGCTTGCGCAGCATTGGTGGCAGGATTACGAAAACGTCATCGTGCTTGCGGGAGACGCACCTCTTTTGAAGCCGGAGACGCTCTCGCTCTTTGCGGAACGCCACGTAAGTTCGGGCAGCGCCTGCAGCTTTCTCAGCTTCGACCTTGAAGACCCGACCGGCTACGGCCGCGTCATCCGCGACGGAGGCCGCGTCCGCGTCGTCGAACACAAGGACGCGAGCTGCGAGGAACTTCTTGTCAAAGAGGTCAACAGCGGCATGTACATATTCAATACAAAGGCGCTCGCTTCCGTCATCGACAAAATCACCTGCCGCAACGCGCAGGGCGAGTATTATCTGCCGGATGCGCTTTCGCTCATCCAAAACGGCGGAGGCCTTGTCGAAGCGGTAAAGACCGGAGATCCGCAGGAATTTTTGGGCATAAACGACCAGATACAGCTTGCGCAGGCCGCCCGCATAATGAGGGACCGCATAGTTTTTGAGCTGATGAAAAACGGCATGCAGTGCATGGACCCCGAGAGCCTCTGGATAGGGCCAAAGGTGAAGGTCGGTTTGGGAGTGACCATACACCCGAACGTCCAGCTGTGGGGAGAGACGGTCATAGAGGACGACGTATTCATCGGAAGCTTCACCGTTCTCAGAAATTCATTAGTATGCAATAACGCTAACATAAAGGGTTCCGTGCGCCTCAACGATTCAACGATAGGCCCGCGCGCCTCGGCCGGCCCCTTTTCGTTTATGCGCGAACATGGAGAGCTTCTCGAAAACGCCCACATGGGACGTTTTGTGGAAATAAAAAAGAGCCGCATCGGAGTCGGCTCAAAGGTGCCGCACCTTTCCTACATAGGCGACGCCGAGATAGGCGACGATACAAATATCGGCGCCGGCACAATAACCTGCAACTACGACGGCGTCAAAAAGAACCCCACGAAGATAGGGGAACGCTGTTTTGTCGGAAGCGATACGATGTTCGTGGCGCCGGTGACGGTGGGCGACGACGTCTCGACAGGGGCTGGCTCAGTCATAACTAACGACGTGCCGGACGGCGCCCTTGCCTTGGGCCGCGCGAGACAGTGCAACATAGAGGGCTGGACGGCCGCGCACCGCGCTAAAAAAGAAAAATAG